The proteins below are encoded in one region of Apium graveolens cultivar Ventura chromosome 4, ASM990537v1, whole genome shotgun sequence:
- the LOC141720536 gene encoding transcription initiation factor TFIID subunit 12 → MEPPASTPTPLPTETPPALSTTTTTTTTTSTPQPPPQQTPIPPPQPQPTPPNPNPNPRPPIPQSQQQQQVPTSTIPNTQSRPPYNRPAWAQQTPPSQQQPPPPPHFQHYSASSSSPPVPAFSTSPPVSTLPPRGGMAIGVPATPPPNFSTLSPVQPPQFAGQQFVRNTVAMPDTGPRSITNQLRHPMQGIQVMGSRPGGVPAQHHQRPVQSSLRPLANPNTQPPNAQNFQNHTLLRASSAGSPSSSQSLQPPWLPSGSQGKPPLPPTQYRPPSSTQPPQQRSILPPHHLPIANAQQQQQISSGQQPHPALSHQQQEHYGQQFPPSRIQQSVSHQQQIARGQGTGNQKISSQQMIQSSATQLNPSAAAAVVGSAGESCSRILSKRSIQELVAQIDPSETLDPEVEDILVDIADEFVESITTFGCSLAKHRKSNTLEAKDILLHLERNWNMTLPGFSGDEIKGYRKPSASDIHRERLSAIKRSMLATETTSTKVSGSQAGGNTKGHLKGAANIISSPNLRMRESS, encoded by the exons ATGGAACCACCCGCCTCAACTCCCACTCCACTCCCAACAGAAACCCCCCCCGCTCTgtccaccaccaccaccacaaCTACAACGACAAGCACACCCCAACCACCACCGCAACAAACCCCAATTCCACCTCCACAACCACAACCCACTCCCccaaaccctaaccctaaccCTAGACCCCCAATTCCACAatcccaacaacaacaacaagttCCAACCTCTACTATCCCAAACACTCAATCAAGACCTCCTTATAATAGACCTGCCTGGGCCCAACAAACTCCACCTTCCCAACAACAACCTCCTCCCCCTCCTCATTTCCAGCATTACTCGGCTTCATCGTCGTCTCCGCCTGTGCCTGCTTTTTCGACCTCGCCTCCGGTTTCCACTTTGCCTCCAAGAGGTGGAATGGCTATTGGTGTTCCTGCTACTCCCCCTCCTAATTTTTCCACTCTTAGTCCTGTTCAACCGCCTCAGTTTGCTGGACAGCAGTTCGTTCGCAATACGGTTGCTATGCCCGATACGGGCCCCAGGTCGATCACTAATCAG TTGAGACATCCGATGCAAGGAATTCAGGTGATGGGATCGCGACCAGGTGGGGTTCCTGCACAACATCATCAGAGGCCAGTTCAGTCTTCTCTTAGACCCCTGGCAAATCCTAATACGCAACCCCCAAATGCCCAA AATTTTCAAAACCATACCCTCCTGAGAGCTTCATCTGCGGGATCGCCTAGTTCATCACAGAGTTTGCAGCCTCCCTGGCTACCCTCTGGATCTCAAGGAAAGCCTCCTTTGCCACCCACACAATATAGACCACCATCAAGTACACAGCCACCACAGCAAAGATCCATCCTACCTCCGCATCATCTTCCCATTGCCAATGCGCAGCAACAGCAGCAAATATCCTCAGGTCAGCAACCGCACCCTGCACTCTCACATCAGCAGCAAGAGCATTATGGTCAACAATTCCCACCATCAAGAATCCAACAGTCTGTGTCCCATCAACAACAGATTGCAAGAGGTCAGGGAACTGGAAATCAGAAAATATCCTCTCAGCAGATGATACAATCTAGTGCTACCCAACTGAATCCCTCTGCTGCAGCAGCTGTTGTAGGGTCAGCTGGTGAATCTTGTAGTAGAATTCTTAGCAAAAGAAGTATTCAGGAGCTGGTTGCTCAG ATTGACCCATCAGAGACATTGGATCCTGAAGTAGAAGACATACTTGTTGATATCGCAGATGAATTCGTAGAATCT ATCACAACCTTTGGTTGCTCTTTAGCCAAACATCGCAAATCAAACACTTTGGAAGCCAAGGACATTCTTCTACATCTTG AAAGAAACTGGAATATGACTCTTCCTGGATTTAGTGGAGATGAGATCAAGGGGTACAGAAAACCG TCGGCTAGTGACATTCATAGAGAAAGACTCTCAGCG ATAAAGAGGTCCATGTTAGCTACTGAGACAACTAGTACCAAAGTTTCAGGTAGTCAAGCTGGTGGAAATACTAAAGGTCATTTAAAGGGTGCTGCCAATATTATCAGCTCGCCAAATCTCAGAATGCGCGAGTCTTCATGA